From the Lancefieldella sp. Marseille-Q7238 genome, one window contains:
- the rnr gene encoding ribonuclease R — MSTSKIQKKCERGIVARKKVHNGNRKQGRVKRARKSPKLLTGILRVMRSGTGTVTTPEGTFALARHGLHEGMDGDEVQVSLATARGREPQAIVRSVLTRATSTFLGRYETAGPLGAVIPLDARIQRDFFVLPEDSSPKRCGVSHGDIVVARIVEYPTRMSAAVVTLDRRVGSSDELDMNIEAVIASFGLATEFPQSALAEASRLSLDSNTELADDASRVDLREALCITIDPSDAKDFDDAVGARRLPDGGYELDVHIADVSRYVSWGSPIDLEAQVRTCSVYLVDRVIPMLPEQLCNNLCSLRPHEDRLTVSVRMRLDEKGAVCSAQAMNAMIRSAARLSYEQADDLLEGKQAQDVVVSDGAADGEAQQSALVEMLEVLDEIRAKRQKIRRERGAIDFETVETRMLLDTNGHPTGVSVRRRTRATDLIEEAMLLANESVAKMLADADSKTAYRVHEQPSPEALRAGLSALIAIGALEAAEAARIANGDPRAIREAIEKSRGTAYARVVNAVLLRAQKRAIYLPVNQGHYALGATAYCHFTSPIRRYPDILVHRALKALLAGEKNLGKGRLEQIKALPQLCATCSERERVADSAARASQKIKMAEFYQSRIGEEAWGTIESVERFGLFITLDTTYAEGLLHVRDLGQEWIRYDEEQFMLTEEATGKRWRIGDRIKVKVSAVTIERGQIDFLPVNMLHGKRLPVKRPSVKR; from the coding sequence ATTAGTACATCGAAGATACAGAAAAAGTGCGAGAGAGGGATAGTGGCGCGCAAAAAGGTACATAACGGCAACCGCAAGCAGGGTAGGGTTAAAAGAGCGAGAAAATCGCCGAAGCTTCTAACGGGAATCCTGCGCGTAATGCGGTCAGGAACAGGGACGGTGACTACGCCTGAAGGCACCTTTGCGCTTGCGCGCCATGGTCTGCATGAAGGCATGGATGGCGATGAAGTGCAGGTGTCTCTTGCAACGGCAAGGGGCAGAGAGCCACAGGCAATCGTTCGTTCTGTGCTGACACGTGCTACCTCAACTTTTTTAGGACGCTATGAAACCGCCGGTCCTCTCGGTGCTGTTATACCGCTGGACGCCCGCATCCAAAGAGATTTCTTTGTGTTGCCGGAAGACTCTTCGCCGAAGCGCTGCGGTGTCTCTCACGGCGACATTGTAGTCGCTCGTATTGTGGAGTATCCCACGCGCATGAGCGCCGCAGTGGTTACCCTTGACCGGCGTGTCGGCTCGTCCGATGAGTTGGATATGAATATTGAGGCTGTAATTGCCTCATTCGGACTTGCTACGGAGTTTCCCCAAAGCGCTCTGGCAGAGGCGTCACGCCTGTCACTCGATAGCAATACAGAGCTGGCGGACGACGCGAGTCGTGTTGATTTGCGAGAAGCGCTCTGCATCACGATAGACCCTTCGGACGCGAAGGACTTTGATGACGCTGTGGGCGCCCGTCGGCTGCCCGATGGCGGATATGAACTCGACGTTCATATCGCGGACGTTTCTCGATATGTATCTTGGGGCTCGCCGATTGATCTTGAAGCGCAGGTGCGGACCTGTTCGGTGTATCTTGTGGATCGTGTTATCCCCATGTTGCCTGAGCAGCTTTGCAATAATTTGTGCTCGCTGCGCCCTCATGAAGATCGCCTGACCGTAAGCGTTCGCATGAGACTTGACGAGAAGGGCGCCGTCTGTTCTGCTCAAGCGATGAACGCTATGATTCGTTCTGCAGCCCGCTTATCGTATGAGCAGGCAGATGATTTGCTTGAAGGAAAGCAAGCTCAAGATGTCGTTGTATCGGACGGTGCTGCAGACGGCGAGGCTCAGCAGTCAGCTCTAGTCGAAATGCTTGAGGTTCTCGATGAAATCAGGGCGAAGCGTCAGAAGATTCGTCGCGAGCGGGGAGCCATTGATTTTGAGACCGTTGAGACGCGCATGCTGCTGGATACAAACGGGCATCCGACCGGTGTCTCTGTTCGCAGGAGAACGCGCGCCACAGATTTGATAGAAGAGGCGATGCTGCTGGCAAACGAGTCAGTGGCCAAGATGCTTGCCGACGCGGACAGTAAGACAGCCTATCGTGTACATGAGCAGCCTTCCCCCGAGGCACTGCGCGCCGGTTTGTCGGCGCTTATCGCCATCGGAGCCCTGGAGGCTGCAGAAGCCGCGCGCATAGCGAATGGAGACCCCCGTGCCATTCGCGAGGCGATTGAGAAATCGCGCGGTACCGCCTATGCCCGTGTGGTTAATGCCGTGCTGCTCAGAGCGCAAAAGCGTGCGATTTATCTACCCGTCAATCAAGGCCACTACGCGCTTGGAGCCACTGCGTACTGTCATTTCACCTCGCCCATTCGGCGCTATCCGGACATACTGGTGCATCGCGCGCTTAAAGCTCTTCTCGCCGGCGAGAAGAATCTCGGAAAAGGTCGGCTTGAGCAGATAAAAGCGCTTCCGCAGCTGTGCGCGACGTGCTCTGAGCGCGAACGTGTAGCCGACAGCGCCGCCCGCGCTTCGCAGAAAATAAAAATGGCCGAGTTCTATCAGAGCCGAATCGGCGAGGAGGCATGGGGAACCATTGAGAGCGTAGAGCGCTTTGGCCTCTTTATTACGCTGGATACGACGTATGCTGAAGGGCTGCTGCATGTCAGAGATCTCGGGCAGGAGTGGATTCGCTACGACGAGGAGCAGTTCATGCTTACCGAGGAGGCTACCGGCAAAAGGTGGCGCATCGGAGATCGCATTAAGGTCAAGGTTTCTGCGGTTACAATAGAACGCGGGCAGATTGATTTTTTGCCGGTGAATATGCTGCATGGCAAACGGTTGCCTGTTAAGCGACCGTCTGTTAAAAGGTGA
- a CDS encoding amidohydrolase family protein translates to MGRYAFVGGKLVDGTGSAPVEDSLVLVDDTKITYVGPRTEVPEGYEVRDIQGRTIMPGLIDSHLHFSGNLTDDDNDWVIESVAQKQACAVKQSYDALTHGLTTVCEIGRNGIAIRDLVNMGIMKGPRIYATGLGFCRVAGHGDSHHLPLQISKDSHPWGDQVDGPWDLRKAVRRRLRENPDAIKIWATGGGIWHWDSGRDQHYCYEEIKAVCDEAAMVGIPVWSHSYNSVSAAYDSVRCGCEQLIHGFELDDKTMDLMVEQGTFFTPTIGFLPTWYATYPPEWTPELDKFPGNGVIEKGLERTYANLRRAYERGVTLTIGSDSFSFVTPYGYVTIDEMYDFVDKAGISILDTIKAGTLNGAKMVHHEDEFGSLEKGKLADLLVVKGDVASNIHDLTPDNMEVIMKEGDIVIRGAL, encoded by the coding sequence ATGGGAAGGTATGCTTTTGTAGGCGGTAAACTCGTTGACGGTACCGGTTCAGCTCCGGTTGAGGACTCCTTGGTCCTTGTCGACGATACAAAGATTACCTATGTAGGACCTCGGACTGAGGTTCCCGAGGGTTATGAGGTTCGTGACATTCAGGGCCGTACCATTATGCCCGGTCTTATCGATTCTCACCTGCACTTTTCCGGAAATCTGACAGACGATGACAACGATTGGGTTATTGAATCCGTTGCTCAGAAGCAGGCTTGCGCGGTCAAGCAGTCCTACGATGCTCTGACGCACGGTCTTACCACCGTGTGCGAGATTGGCCGCAACGGTATTGCCATTCGCGATTTGGTGAATATGGGCATTATGAAAGGTCCTCGCATTTACGCGACCGGGCTTGGTTTTTGCCGCGTTGCCGGACATGGCGATTCGCACCATCTCCCACTGCAGATTTCAAAAGACAGCCACCCATGGGGAGACCAGGTAGACGGTCCGTGGGATTTGCGCAAGGCGGTACGCCGTCGTCTTCGCGAGAACCCTGACGCCATTAAGATTTGGGCAACCGGTGGCGGTATCTGGCATTGGGACTCCGGCAGGGATCAGCACTACTGCTACGAGGAGATTAAGGCGGTCTGCGATGAAGCCGCAATGGTCGGCATTCCCGTATGGTCGCATTCGTACAACAGCGTTTCTGCCGCGTATGATTCAGTTCGCTGTGGCTGCGAGCAGCTCATTCACGGTTTTGAGCTTGACGATAAGACCATGGATCTGATGGTTGAACAGGGAACGTTCTTTACTCCCACCATCGGCTTTTTGCCAACCTGGTATGCGACATATCCGCCCGAGTGGACGCCGGAGCTGGACAAATTCCCAGGCAACGGTGTTATCGAGAAGGGCTTGGAGCGCACCTATGCCAATCTTCGTCGCGCATATGAGCGTGGCGTGACCCTGACTATTGGCTCTGACTCCTTCAGCTTTGTAACTCCATACGGCTATGTCACCATCGATGAGATGTATGACTTTGTTGATAAGGCAGGCATCTCCATTCTTGATACCATCAAAGCCGGTACCCTGAACGGTGCAAAGATGGTTCATCATGAGGATGAGTTTGGCTCACTTGAAAAGGGTAAACTTGCTGATCTTCTCGTGGTTAAGGGCGACGTTGCCTCCAACATCCATGATCTGACACCTGACAATATGGAAGTTATCATGAAGGAAGGCGATATTGTCATTAGGGGCGCGTTGTAG
- a CDS encoding APC family permease, whose translation MASTDVSAPQMKKSLSLFNFFTIGFGAIIGTGWVLLVGDWMILGGGPYPAMIAFAIGALFLVPIGMVFGELTAAIPISGGIIEYTDRTFGRPVGFFTGWMLLLGNAPLCPWEAIAISTLLTDRFGAFPVLSWLRSVKLYTILGADVYLWPTIIALGFAVLVIFLNFRGAGAAAKLSSFLTKALLAGMVLAMVISFFVGSPQNGMPLFSQATEVASGDPTKATSFLGGVIAVLVMTPFFYAGFDTIPQQAEEASEGLDWKKFGIIPALALIASGIFYLICIYAFGTMIDWHEFVKSSVPALAVLQRINIFFYIAMLIIATLGPLGPMNSFFGASTRLLLALGRKKMLPESFARLDPKSGAPKTANIFMACLTLVGPFLGRNMLVPLTNVASLGFIFACTMAGLACLRLRRTEPDLPRPYKVNGGIFGIICAILAGAIIIALMVVPFSPAAMKPVEWMITGAWILIGLVILLAFNKRG comes from the coding sequence ATGGCAAGTACAGATGTTTCCGCACCGCAAATGAAGAAGTCGCTCTCGCTTTTTAACTTCTTTACTATTGGATTTGGCGCGATTATCGGCACCGGATGGGTGCTTTTGGTCGGCGACTGGATGATTCTTGGCGGTGGCCCGTATCCGGCAATGATCGCGTTTGCAATCGGTGCGCTGTTTTTGGTTCCGATTGGCATGGTCTTTGGCGAGCTGACCGCTGCAATTCCCATTTCAGGTGGCATCATTGAATACACGGACAGAACTTTTGGCCGCCCGGTTGGCTTCTTTACCGGCTGGATGCTGCTTTTGGGTAACGCGCCTCTGTGTCCGTGGGAAGCTATTGCGATCTCAACGCTTTTGACGGATCGTTTTGGTGCCTTCCCTGTGCTTTCATGGTTGAGATCCGTCAAGCTCTATACCATTCTTGGTGCGGACGTGTATCTATGGCCGACGATTATTGCTTTAGGTTTTGCGGTTCTCGTTATCTTCCTTAACTTTAGGGGTGCGGGAGCGGCGGCAAAACTGTCCAGCTTCCTTACTAAGGCTCTGCTTGCTGGCATGGTTCTTGCAATGGTGATCTCATTTTTTGTGGGCTCACCGCAAAATGGTATGCCTCTTTTCTCACAGGCTACTGAGGTTGCAAGCGGAGATCCAACAAAAGCGACTTCATTTTTGGGCGGAGTCATTGCCGTTCTCGTCATGACACCCTTCTTCTATGCCGGATTCGATACTATTCCTCAGCAGGCTGAAGAAGCTTCTGAGGGTTTGGATTGGAAGAAATTTGGTATCATTCCGGCGCTCGCGCTCATAGCTTCTGGTATTTTCTATCTCATCTGCATTTACGCCTTCGGCACCATGATTGACTGGCATGAATTTGTGAAGAGTTCTGTGCCTGCGCTTGCAGTGCTTCAGCGCATTAACATCTTCTTCTATATCGCGATGCTCATTATCGCGACACTTGGACCCCTTGGTCCCATGAATTCGTTCTTCGGCGCTTCAACTCGCCTTCTGCTGGCTCTGGGTCGCAAGAAGATGCTGCCTGAAAGCTTTGCTCGTCTTGACCCAAAGTCGGGCGCGCCGAAAACGGCCAATATCTTCATGGCCTGTCTCACCCTTGTGGGGCCGTTCTTGGGCCGCAATATGCTCGTTCCTTTGACAAACGTTGCGTCGCTCGGCTTTATTTTTGCCTGCACGATGGCCGGTTTGGCCTGCCTGCGCCTGCGTCGGACGGAACCTGATCTTCCGCGGCCTTACAAGGTCAATGGTGGCATATTCGGAATCATATGCGCCATTCTTGCTGGAGCGATTATCATCGCCCTTATGGTCGTTCCCTTCAGCCCAGCCGCAATGAAGCCTGTTGAATGGATGATTACCGGCGCGTGGATTCTTATAGGCCTTGTAATTCTTCTGGCGTTTAACAAGCGCGGATAG
- the ftsX gene encoding permease-like cell division protein FtsX: protein MAIMVLSNFGYSLREAGHHFRRNWSTAFGAVVTIFLSLFIIGLFVLGSALIENMVGNVENRVTIQAFLSDDADKTAVDAFTKQVQGWDNVESVTYKSKDEALEEYRNTMSYRNAADAVSALDGQNPIPASLVIKMKDPKQVESTAQKISSSSDFKAIADNKDNPSGDVQYGRETVERLFSVTSYIRIGAIVLVALLIFVAFVFINNTIRLAINARRREIAIMRLVGASNSFIRGPFLMEGALEALIGAILAVVTLVIGMHFVLPRLTESMSFLTFAIPTYVVWGMSGLLLLLGLLLGLFGSAIAMGRYLKV, encoded by the coding sequence ATGGCTATTATGGTGCTCTCTAATTTTGGCTATTCCCTGCGTGAGGCGGGTCATCACTTTAGGAGGAACTGGTCAACGGCTTTTGGCGCTGTTGTTACTATCTTCCTGTCGCTTTTTATCATCGGCTTGTTTGTGCTTGGCTCAGCTTTGATTGAAAACATGGTCGGCAACGTTGAGAATCGCGTTACCATCCAGGCGTTCCTCTCAGACGATGCCGACAAGACCGCCGTTGACGCCTTTACCAAGCAGGTGCAGGGTTGGGACAACGTTGAATCTGTGACGTACAAGAGCAAGGACGAGGCTCTCGAGGAATACAGGAACACTATGTCCTACCGCAATGCCGCTGACGCGGTCAGCGCGCTCGACGGTCAGAACCCCATTCCGGCCTCACTTGTTATCAAGATGAAGGATCCCAAGCAGGTAGAGTCAACAGCCCAGAAGATTTCCTCGTCAAGTGATTTTAAGGCCATCGCGGACAACAAGGACAATCCTTCAGGTGACGTCCAGTACGGCCGCGAAACTGTCGAGAGGCTTTTCAGCGTTACCTCGTACATCCGTATCGGCGCCATCGTGCTGGTAGCGCTCCTTATTTTTGTGGCGTTCGTCTTCATCAACAACACCATTCGTCTGGCAATCAACGCGCGTCGCCGTGAGATTGCTATCATGCGCCTGGTAGGAGCCTCTAACAGCTTTATCCGCGGGCCGTTTTTGATGGAAGGCGCGCTTGAGGCCCTGATTGGCGCGATTCTCGCCGTGGTAACGCTCGTTATCGGTATGCACTTTGTGCTTCCGCGTCTGACGGAGAGCATGTCATTTTTGACCTTTGCCATTCCGACCTATGTGGTGTGGGGCATGAGCGGCTTGCTTTTGCTGCTCGGATTGTTGCTGGGTCTTTTTGGTTCTGCGATTGCCATGGGGCGCTATCTGAAAGTGTAG
- the ftsE gene encoding cell division ATP-binding protein FtsE — protein MANHFRTDEQQNADVEERFGVISPDAGLVSEYGEQNSAPASDNSLDPLDTADGVHVVTAEEQTEPEQAPVDRASLFADLAREDEPTISRTGTPAISFQKATLVYPSQPEKPALDGISADIYPGEFVFVVGHSGSGKSSLLRLITREQKTTGGKVIIAGQDLTKMRNSKVPYLRRQIGTVYQDFKLLPDKTVYQNVSFALECIGKPRSIINVQVPEVLRLVGLGQKMDAYPDQLSGGEQQRVSVARAMVNRPPLLICDEPTGNLDPAISLGIMKLLDRINRAGTTVVMATHDREMVDSLRKRVIALEAGHIVRDQEKGGYGYYGAL, from the coding sequence GTGGCTAATCATTTTCGTACCGATGAACAACAAAATGCCGATGTAGAGGAGCGTTTTGGCGTGATTTCGCCCGACGCCGGCCTCGTGAGCGAATATGGCGAGCAGAACAGCGCGCCTGCAAGTGACAACTCACTTGATCCGCTTGATACTGCTGACGGTGTTCATGTTGTTACAGCTGAAGAGCAAACGGAGCCGGAACAGGCTCCGGTGGATCGAGCCAGCCTGTTTGCTGACCTTGCCCGTGAAGACGAGCCAACGATTTCCCGTACGGGAACTCCGGCCATTTCATTTCAAAAGGCAACGCTTGTGTACCCGTCGCAGCCTGAAAAACCCGCGCTTGACGGCATCAGTGCCGATATTTATCCCGGTGAGTTTGTATTTGTCGTTGGTCACTCGGGGTCGGGCAAGTCGTCTTTGCTGCGCCTTATTACCCGTGAGCAAAAGACCACGGGCGGCAAAGTGATTATTGCCGGCCAGGATCTCACTAAGATGAGAAATTCTAAAGTCCCGTATCTGCGCCGTCAGATTGGCACGGTGTATCAGGATTTTAAGCTGCTTCCCGACAAGACGGTCTATCAAAACGTTTCATTTGCGCTTGAGTGCATTGGCAAGCCGCGCTCTATTATCAATGTTCAGGTTCCTGAGGTACTGCGCCTCGTGGGTCTTGGACAGAAGATGGACGCGTATCCCGATCAGCTTTCCGGCGGCGAGCAGCAGCGCGTATCCGTTGCTCGCGCCATGGTCAACCGCCCGCCGCTGCTTATCTGCGACGAGCCCACCGGCAACCTTGACCCGGCTATTTCGCTCGGCATTATGAAACTGCTTGATCGCATCAATCGCGCTGGTACAACGGTTGTAATGGCAACGCACGACCGTGAGATGGTTGACTCTCTGCGCAAGCGTGTTATTGCGCTTGAAGCCGGCCATATCGTGCGCGATCAGGAGAAAGGGGGCTATGGCTATTATGGTGCTCTCTAA
- a CDS encoding YitT family protein codes for MKRMKIRTLVRDTFFIILGSIIFAIGLDCFEIPYGIAAGGITGLATVFHALAATAGIELPIGAQTIAMNIILIVFVIRGGNKSYVVRSVVGFMVSSLFIDLLAPVLPVLGKHDLILASLWGGIICGIGLGLVFRAGANTGGTDIIAQAFAKRFLVPMGTAVIIVDMVVIIISIPVFSLESGLYSMLAMFITGKVLDYVVDGPKSERAAYIISKEHDAIAHEILYSLNRGCTELQARGVWSGNTKPVLLVVLNRSESIQLKEIVAEIDSEALVFVSEVHEAFGEGFKSFQAIT; via the coding sequence ATGAAAAGAATGAAAATACGCACGCTTGTCCGCGATACATTCTTCATCATACTTGGCTCGATAATCTTTGCGATTGGCCTCGATTGCTTTGAGATTCCGTACGGCATCGCGGCCGGTGGTATCACTGGTCTCGCAACGGTATTTCACGCGCTTGCGGCAACCGCCGGCATTGAGCTGCCTATTGGCGCTCAGACCATCGCCATGAACATCATTCTCATCGTCTTTGTCATACGAGGAGGAAACAAGAGCTATGTGGTCCGCTCAGTCGTAGGCTTCATGGTGTCCTCGCTATTTATCGACCTTCTCGCGCCGGTTCTTCCGGTGCTTGGAAAGCATGATTTGATACTCGCGTCGCTTTGGGGCGGCATTATCTGTGGCATTGGACTCGGCCTGGTATTTCGAGCTGGCGCCAACACGGGTGGCACCGATATTATCGCCCAGGCCTTCGCAAAGAGGTTCCTGGTTCCCATGGGCACCGCGGTTATCATTGTTGATATGGTTGTCATCATAATCTCCATTCCCGTCTTTTCACTGGAGAGCGGACTGTATTCGATGCTGGCCATGTTCATTACAGGCAAAGTGCTCGACTATGTGGTTGACGGCCCCAAGTCGGAGCGCGCGGCGTACATCATCTCCAAGGAGCATGACGCGATAGCTCATGAGATTCTCTACTCACTCAACCGCGGTTGTACGGAGCTGCAGGCTCGCGGCGTGTGGAGCGGTAATACCAAGCCCGTTCTTCTTGTGGTACTCAATCGTTCAGAATCAATCCAGCTCAAAGAGATTGTGGCCGAGATAGACTCCGAGGCGCTCGTGTTTGTGTCCGAGGTTCACGAGGCGTTTGGTGAAGGTTTTAAGTCATTTCAGGCGATAACGTAA
- the prfB gene encoding peptide chain release factor 2: MAETEHASLGALAVRLGEVEQYLHIDEKRKEIARLTSVSAQPDFWNDADFARETMAHLANLKDDVAGIDAARTKLDDAKAARELGDETGDEGLLAESEQLVDALEHDLSELELSSWFTDELDHGDAIVTVKPGQGGLEAQDWADMLYHMYLRYAARRGWGVDIAEAIPAEVIGIDRATFTVSGKNAYGMLRAEQGVHRLVRISPTDDKKRRQTSFAGVEVLPVLPDDIEVAIDPSDLRIDVYHASGPGGQGVNTTDSAVRITHIPTGTVVTCQNERSQLQNKAAAMNILRSRLYEIEREKREAELDELRGPKHEISFGNQIRSYVLYPYQLVKDLRTGEETGNVDAVLSDGDLDPFIIAYHRWIVGQKDAS, translated from the coding sequence ATGGCTGAAACCGAGCACGCCTCTTTAGGCGCTCTTGCCGTTCGTCTTGGTGAAGTCGAACAGTATCTTCATATTGACGAGAAGCGCAAAGAAATAGCGCGTCTTACTTCGGTAAGCGCACAACCTGACTTTTGGAACGACGCTGATTTTGCGCGGGAGACCATGGCTCATCTCGCAAACTTGAAGGACGATGTCGCCGGCATTGACGCGGCTCGAACGAAGTTGGATGACGCGAAGGCCGCTCGTGAGTTGGGTGATGAAACAGGAGACGAGGGGCTTCTCGCCGAATCGGAGCAGCTTGTCGATGCACTTGAGCATGACCTTTCGGAGTTGGAGCTTTCCAGCTGGTTTACGGATGAGCTTGATCACGGCGACGCGATTGTTACCGTCAAGCCGGGGCAAGGCGGCCTTGAAGCCCAGGACTGGGCGGATATGCTCTACCACATGTATCTTCGCTATGCGGCGCGTCGCGGGTGGGGCGTGGATATCGCGGAGGCAATTCCCGCTGAAGTTATTGGTATTGACCGCGCTACGTTTACCGTGTCGGGCAAAAACGCGTATGGAATGCTTCGCGCCGAGCAAGGCGTCCATCGTTTGGTTCGCATTTCTCCCACTGACGATAAGAAACGTCGCCAAACAAGCTTTGCCGGCGTTGAAGTGCTTCCGGTCTTGCCGGACGACATAGAAGTCGCAATTGACCCTAGTGACCTGCGCATTGACGTCTATCACGCATCGGGACCCGGCGGGCAGGGAGTGAACACCACCGACTCCGCGGTGCGCATCACGCATATTCCTACCGGTACCGTTGTGACGTGTCAAAACGAGCGTAGCCAGTTGCAAAACAAGGCCGCGGCCATGAACATTCTCCGTTCCCGCCTGTATGAAATCGAGCGAGAAAAGCGTGAGGCGGAGCTTGATGAGCTGCGTGGACCTAAGCATGAGATCTCATTTGGCAATCAAATCCGCAGTTATGTCCTCTATCCATACCAGCTGGTTAAGGATCTCCGCACTGGAGAGGAAACGGGTAACGTTGATGCTGTCTTGAGTGATGGAGATCTTGACCCCTTTATCATCGCGTATCACCGCTGGATTGTCGGACAAAAGGACGCTTCATGA